Part of the Nitrospirota bacterium genome is shown below.
AAAGGAGGCATTGACCCGGCAGGAGCGGATGAACATTGGAAAACGGCTCGCACTGCGCTCAACCGAATTCACGAGGCATTTTCAAAGAAGAAACTCAAACCGCATACCTTTTTCATCGGAGCGGCCATTGAAACCAAGATGGCCGCGGAGATTTGGGAAATGCTCACCCAATCTATTTTGGAGAACGCCGCGAACCTTACCGACGAAGATCAGATTGCTTCTATTTCACAATGGCTATGTTCTATCTGAGGTATATCTGGAAACTATACTCAACACGGCAGTTGAAGGAACGCCACTAATAGTGAGCATATTTAAAAACCCACCGATCCCCCCTTACCCCCTTTTCATGGGTGCATTCTTTTGGTTACTTTTCTTGGGCATGAAGAAAAGCAACTGGGGTTTGGGGTGAAACCCCAAATAAGAAATGAATTTACACAAAATAATTGATATTACCCCACATAATTTTTTCTTGACAATTCTGGTTTTGATCGGTAAAATTGTAAGTAAGTGCTAACAAACAAAACTTCTATGAAAAGAAAAGACACAAGACAGAGACTCATCGATGCAGGGCTTAAGCTTTTCTCGGAAAGGGGCTACCTCGGTGCCGTAACAAAGGACATTGCCAAAGAGGCAGGCATAGCAGAGGTTACGCTTTTCAGATATTTCCCTTCGAAGGAGAGCCTTCTCGAAGAGGTCATAAAGACATATTCTTTTCTTCCTGCCCTTAAAGGTCTTCTCAGAGAAATAGATGCCCTTCCATATAAGGATGCACTTACAAAGATTGCAGAAAGGTTTCTTAGCACCCTATCGGAAAGAAAAGAGCTCATCAGGATAATGCACTCCGAGATTCCAAAGTATCCATCTAAGACAAGGCAGATATACCATGGCTTGATTAATGAAACCTTCACTACCCTTGCCTCTTATTTCAGCGAGCAAGAGAAAAAGGGCGTCCTGAGACGGTTCGAGCCAAGATACGGAGCAAGGGCATTCCTCGGAATGTTCTTTTCCCTTTTTACCTCACAGGAGTTAATGCTGAGGAAAAAATTAAGCAAGCAGGAATCCAAAAAGATTATAGCGGAGCTTGTAGAGATATTTGCAAAGGGGACATTGAAATGAAAAAGGCAATCGGGTTTTTATGTCTATTTCTCTTTATTTATCAGGGCATCTCATCTGCTGAGGAGTATACCCTCAAGGACATTTTTTCACTTGCCCTTCAGCGCTCCGAGCAGATAAGGATTTCCGAGGAAGAATTCCGCATCTCAGAGGCAGGAAAGGATAAGGCATCTTCTTTTCTTATTCCAAAGCTCTCTTTATTCGGAGAACTCAGAAGATACAAAGAGGGGAAGGTCATACCCGGTGGTCAGATTCTTCAGCCTGAAACATCCTCGCTATGGGGGATAAGGCTTGACCAGTCCATTTCCATAGGAGGCAATGAGTTTATATCGCTGGGGATTTCTAAGGACAATATAGAGAAAAACCGTTATGAGATTTATCGCATCAAAGAGGAATATCTTTATGGTGTTGCGGTGCAATACTACAATGTGCTTAGTGCCGAAAGGGCATTGGAGATTGGCCAGTCAAATGTTGCCCGTCTAAAGAGTCACAGGGATGCTGCGGCTTTAAGACTCAAGGTGGGTGAGGTAACAAAGACAGTGCTACTAAGGGCAGAGGCAGAGCTCGAGGGCGCTTATTCGGACCTTGTGCGCATGCAAAACAACCTCGCCATTGCAAAGGTTACCTTAATCAGACTTGTGGGGGTAAATGAGGATTTTACCCTCAAGGAATCCGAGGATGAACTGGCAGAGACCCTGTCAATAGAGGCATTAAAAGAAATAGCATATGCCGAAAGGCCTGAGCTCAGAGGCATTATGATTCAGAATGAGATTGCCAAAAAGCAGGTCAGATATTCGAGAGGCTTTTTCTTACCCACCGTGTCGGTGGAGGCAGTCTTTACTCAAAGGGACGATGAACCTGAATCGGATTTGTTTATGGAGGAGAGTTTCTATGGAGGCATAAAGCTGAGTTTCCCATTTTTTGAGGGAGGACTAAGAAAGGCAGAGCTCAGGGAATCTCTGTCCAGACTGAGACAGGCAGAGCTTGCCATTTCAGACATTAAAAAGACTATCGAGGTCGAGGTTCAGAGTGCTTATTTAGATGTTATTGCAAATCAGGCAGTTATCGAAAAGCTCGATGCCCAACTGAATTATGCAAAGGAAAATTATGGGGCAGTCTCAAAACAATTTGACTACGGCTTGGCAACGAGCCTCGATGTAATGGATGCCAATAATCTTCTTACTACCACTGAAAAACAGCTATCCGATGAGAAGGCAACCTATAGGTTATCCCTGCTCAGGCTTAAAAAGGCAACTGGAACACTCGTTAAATCGGTGCTTGGAGAAAATAAAGGAGGAATTCAGTGAGTCCAACCGTTCAAAGGGGCATCTCGGTTTTGGTATCTATATTTGTGCTTTTGTTCGTAGGGGGCTGTAAGGAAAAAGAGGCACGAAAGCCCAAGGAAAAGGTTATTAGGGTAGAGGTTCGGGAAGTATCTAAAAAGGCACTGAAGCCATATATCGAGGCAGTCGGGACATTGGATGCCTACGATGAGGTGATTGTTAGTGCAGAGGCCGAGGGCATACTCAAATCCGTTAAAGTGAAGGAGGGCTCGCATGTCAGAAATGGCCAGCTCATTGCAGGTATTCAGGATGTGGAGTTTGACCTTGAGGTAAAACGGGGAGAGGCAAGCCTCAAGCAGGCTCAAGCAAGCCTACTTAATATCCAGCTTGAATACGAAAGAAAATCTGCCCTTATCAAAGACGAGCTTATTACGAAACAGCAGTTTGACGATGTCTCCACGCGCCTTGCCCTGGCACAGGCATAGGTTGACAGTGCAAAAGCCACGCTTCAGCTTCATCGGATTAATCCTTCTCATGGGACTTGTCAAGAAAAACGCAATACTCATCGTAGACTACACAAACACATTAAGGAGTCGTGGTATCAGCCGAAGAGAGGCAATACTTCAGGCAGGCCCTGTAAGGCTAAGGCCTATCCTTATGACCACATTTGCAATAGTATTCGGAATGCTTCCCATTGCACTTGGAGTTGGAGAGGGTGCTGAGACACGGGCTCCGATGGCAGTGGCAACCATAGGCGGGCTTCTTACCTCTTTATTTCTTACATTAGTTGTGGTGCCGGTTGCTTATGATTTATTAGATGAAATAAAGGAGCGAAATTCTTTATAATATTAAACTCTTCTGGAGGGGTGGCCGAGTGGTTGAAGGCGACGGTCTTGAAAATCGTTGTAGGGGCAACTCTACCGTGAGTTCGAATCTCACCCCCTCCGTTTTAATTAAGAATAAGTGATAAATATTAACGATATAATAGAGTCTATCAGAAATGGTAAAATTAGAATAACAGACCATGCTGATGAAGAAGCACAGGCTGACAATCTTTCTTTTAAGGAGATACTAAGCTCGGTGCAGATAGGTGAAATAATAGAGCAATATCCAAAAGATAAACCATATCCAAGCTGTTTGATTTTAGGAAGGAATCTTAGAAACGAGCCAATTCATAGTGTATGGGCTTATAATTCGGAAACCGAGGCAAGCGTTTTAATAACAGTATATCGTCCAGACCCACTGAGGTGGATGGAAGACTTCAAGACAAGGAGGAAACAATGAGACTTTTTAAAAAGTGCCCTCTCTGTGAAGGCGAGCTTGTAGATAAAGAGGTTGAAAAACTCCTTAAAGGTAATGGAAATACTGCTATTGTCAGAGTAAAAGCAGAAGCATGTATCCATTGTGGAGAAAGGCTATATTCTCCTGAAGTGGTGGAAAAGTTTGAGGTCATAAGAAAGAAACTCAAAGAAGGAAAAACAGAAGATTTCATTACAATTGGCAAAAGCTATCAGGTTGTTACAGATTAAACTGTGAATAAGTTCAGATACATATGAGACAAAATGCGTCAATTAAATCACCCTCCCCTAACCCCTCCCATCAAGGGAGGGGTCGATAAAGCAAATCGCATTTTTTCCTTACAGGACAGGTCTTTACTCCTTTTAATTACCCTCTCCCCTTGTGGGAGAGGGTCAGGGTGAGGGGGATATAACTTGTCTCATATGTGTTGAACCCATACAAACTGTTGGCAAAAGATTCAAAATAGTGTAAGTTATTATTGGTAATCAACTATGGGGAATATAGAGCGTTTCCTGACTAATATACAAATTCCGATATTATCGGGACGGTTTCCGTCTAATAACTGGTTATACGCATAAATGAGAATAATATAGAGGCATCAAATTGACAAAAGTAGAACAAGACCAACTTGCTAATAGATCTAATGATGAACAGGAAATAGCTGTTCATCTGAAAGAATACGAAATGCTTGCGGCATCAATAAGAACGGACATAGCACGTATAGACAAAATAATTGGAATTTATGCCATCGCTGTTTTTGGTATTATCGGTTTCTTTTTGAAAACTGCAAATTTCAATGAATTCATAAAGAACATTGATGAACAGACTGAATTGATCGGATTAGTTCTTGCTATTCCTATAATAAATGCGATCCTTTTAATTCATGCTGTTTCTTCTTTTCAAGTCATACTTGTTAAGGCTCGTTGTGCAACTTATGTAATTGGCGAGCGGTTATGCAGTCTTCTTCAGCGGGATGTTTTATTATTTGATAAAATTTATGATCTGGATAAGCAAGCTTGGCTCAACCAGAGAACTACCGTCGGCATATTTTACTGCCTTCTTTCTTCTGCCATTTCCCTTCTTATACTTTATCGGTATTCTTATGTATTACTGCTTTCACGGGGTATTTCCGTTTTTATACTATGGATTATAAGTTGCTTCACTGTTTCTTTATCTCTTTCTTTTCTTGCAAGACATCAATTTATCAATAAACATTTTGCAACTCTTCATAAGACACCAATTAGAGAGCCTTTTCTTTTAAAGCTTTGGATTCTTACAAGCTTATGTTTTATTGTTCTGTTTGGCTTATTTAGATTTTTTGGCTATAGGACATGTTGATCTGATATAAAAATGAAAAACAATGCCTAACAAAAAAATCAACCCGACTGGTGATAAGCCTGTTTTGGTTTTCAAAGGGCAGTTCACCATCGGGTTATTTATCTCGTTAGACAGAGATAATTATAAAGGAGGAAATTATGAAGCAAAATAAGGAAGAAGTAGATCACTATCACGTCTCTTCCAAAACTTGGGGAGGGATTAGATCTATTGATATTTATTTAGATCACAAGCTGA
Proteins encoded:
- a CDS encoding TetR/AcrR family transcriptional regulator codes for the protein MKRKDTRQRLIDAGLKLFSERGYLGAVTKDIAKEAGIAEVTLFRYFPSKESLLEEVIKTYSFLPALKGLLREIDALPYKDALTKIAERFLSTLSERKELIRIMHSEIPKYPSKTRQIYHGLINETFTTLASYFSEQEKKGVLRRFEPRYGARAFLGMFFSLFTSQELMLRKKLSKQESKKIIAELVEIFAKGTLK
- a CDS encoding TolC family protein: MKKAIGFLCLFLFIYQGISSAEEYTLKDIFSLALQRSEQIRISEEEFRISEAGKDKASSFLIPKLSLFGELRRYKEGKVIPGGQILQPETSSLWGIRLDQSISIGGNEFISLGISKDNIEKNRYEIYRIKEEYLYGVAVQYYNVLSAERALEIGQSNVARLKSHRDAAALRLKVGEVTKTVLLRAEAELEGAYSDLVRMQNNLAIAKVTLIRLVGVNEDFTLKESEDELAETLSIEALKEIAYAERPELRGIMIQNEIAKKQVRYSRGFFLPTVSVEAVFTQRDDEPESDLFMEESFYGGIKLSFPFFEGGLRKAELRESLSRLRQAELAISDIKKTIEVEVQSAYLDVIANQAVIEKLDAQLNYAKENYGAVSKQFDYGLATSLDVMDANNLLTTTEKQLSDEKATYRLSLLRLKKATGTLVKSVLGENKGGIQ
- a CDS encoding biotin/lipoyl-binding protein, coding for MSPTVQRGISVLVSIFVLLFVGGCKEKEARKPKEKVIRVEVREVSKKALKPYIEAVGTLDAYDEVIVSAEAEGILKSVKVKEGSHVRNGQLIAGIQDVEFDLEVKRGEASLKQAQASLLNIQLEYERKSALIKDELITKQQFDDVSTRLALAQA
- a CDS encoding efflux RND transporter permease subunit; amino-acid sequence: MSPRALPWHRHRLTVQKPRFSFIGLILLMGLVKKNAILIVDYTNTLRSRGISRREAILQAGPVRLRPILMTTFAIVFGMLPIALGVGEGAETRAPMAVATIGGLLTSLFLTLVVVPVAYDLLDEIKERNSL
- a CDS encoding DUF4258 domain-containing protein gives rise to the protein MNINDIIESIRNGKIRITDHADEEAQADNLSFKEILSSVQIGEIIEQYPKDKPYPSCLILGRNLRNEPIHSVWAYNSETEASVLITVYRPDPLRWMEDFKTRRKQ
- a CDS encoding YgiT-type zinc finger protein, encoding MRLFKKCPLCEGELVDKEVEKLLKGNGNTAIVRVKAEACIHCGERLYSPEVVEKFEVIRKKLKEGKTEDFITIGKSYQVVTD